GTTGACCGTGGGTGCTCTCGAGGACGTCGACACCGACTGGGCGACACTTGAGGAAATCGGCGAGCGCGTCTGGGCGGCCGTCTCCGAGTACGAGGAGATGCTGGAGACATCTGCCGACGCCCACCGCTCGCCACTCGAGCGACGACTGACGGAGTACGACGAATCTCTCGAGCGCTACGTCCACGACGAGGTGGCCGCGCGCGTGCTGTCCGGCCGGTTCAACAACCGCCGCCGGACGCCTCGCCTTGCGAGGAACGGGCTGATCGATGTTCGTCTCGACGTCGATATTCCGTCGCTCGACGAGACGAAGCGAGAACTGCTTGCCGAGTTCCATGCCCAGAGCGCGCGCTACGTTTCTACGCTCGCTGAGGAGATCGAGGGCGCAGGCCACCACGTCGAGGAACTGGTCGACATGGGCGTCCTCGAAAAGCGGGACTCGGACGGGAGTGTCGTCGTGGCGCTGGCGCCCGACGCCGTCGAAGTCGCGCTGACCGGCGAGTCGACGCCAGCCGAGTATGATCCGGCAGCAGAGCGGTTCTACACGACGTTCGACCTAGCCTGCCGCGACGTCGAAGCCAACCTTGTCTCGTTTACCGACAACTACGTCGCACGGGCGGAGTTCTCCCATCCCCACTTCGATCGGCTGGCGTACCGTATCGAGTCCTCTGATCCAATGGTGTTGCTCAGTGACTCGTACTTCGGGCAGACCGAGCGATCCGATCGGCGCCGTCTGGAGTACCAGTTCCGCGAGGGGCGACACCCTAACTTCCTCTCTTCGGGGCCAGCGATGGAGGTCGGCGTGGACATCGGTGATCTCGACTCGCTGCTGCTGTACGGGACACCCCCCAACGCGAACTCGTACCTCCAGCGCGTGGGGCGAGCCGGGCGAGCATCCGGGTCCTCGCTCGTGCACTCAGTCAGCCAGCGCAACCCCATCGACTACTACTACTTCCGGCGCCCAGGGGAACTCATCCAATCGGAGGCCCAACCGGTGCCACTGAACGAGGTGAACCGCGAGGTCCTCCAGCGGTCGCTCACGTGGGCCGTCCTCGATGCCGTGGCGGCGACACGATGGGTCCCGTGGCGCCGCGAGATGAGTGCGATGGACGATCTGTTCGTCTACGAAGAGGACGACGAAATCCGCTCCCGCGCCGAGACGCCCCGACCCAACGACGTAGTGACCTTTAGCACACTCTTGGCGAACGGATGCGGGCAACTCCAGCCAGGAGCGGTCATCTCGCCACTGGAGGCGCTCCGCGAAGTGGCCGAGGAGGACGCCGACGGCCTGCAGGAGTACCTCACTGACGTCGTGCGGTTCAGCCCCTGCGATCGCTGCGGTCGTAAGCACGAAGCGGGGTACGAGGGCCCCTGTGCCGACGACGATTGCGACGGTACGACGGTGTCACTGCTCGACGAGTACGACGACCTCGTTGAGGACGCCCTCGAGAGTTTCGAGCAGGAAATCGTTGACCGGTACGTCGAGTTCGAGGACGAACTCTACGACGAACTCGATCGCGTAGAGGACCGCATCAGCGACCTCCGGCGGTCCTCGCGAAACCGGCGACGCGGGCGGCGAAGCGATGAACCGGAGACGGATCAGCGCGAAGAACTCGATCGACTCCGGGACCGCCGGACACGTCTGGACGAATTTCTGATGCGACTCGAGAGCATGCAGTTCCAGGCGTTCCTGAACCGGTACAGCGACGCCGCATTCAGTCTTCGGTCGGTCTCGGCCAGCGTGACCTACGATCTCATCGGCAATGGGTTCCAATCAGCGACCAACGGCGGACTCGACCGTGACCGCCAGATCGCGCTCTCGGAACTCCACCCTGGCGCCGCGTACCTCCACGGCGACGACGAGACCTACGTCGTCACCGAGGTCATCGAGGACTCACACATGACTCAGGAAGTCCGGAAGAACGTCCCGGACGAGGCGATCTGTCTCCGGTGTGGCGAGACCGAGGATGTCGACGCCTCGCACTGCGAACACTGCGGCGAGCGTCTGAAACGGCTCGAGACCGTCGTCCCACGGCGCGTTCAGGCCTACAAGGACAGCCTTCCGATCGATCGCACGGCAGACGGGGGCGCGCTGACACCCGCAGCAATCTACCGGAACCAGCAGGACGAGGTCCAGAGCACGTATGCACCCGTGGAGGACGAGGCGGTGTCGTACGAACCAGCCGAGGACCGCCGGTTCCGCATCGTGACCGAGGGCGGAGACTACGTTGGGACGCTGGAGCACGGGAACCTCCATCTCCGATCGTCGACGACCCAGTTCTTCGCCACGTACAAGGGCGGCGGTTCGGACGGTCTCCCGACCGTCTTCGAACTCTGTGGCCGCGATAATTGCTCCGGCGTGGTCGCGCGCACCGACGACGCCGCCTACTGCCTGCAGAATCCCGAACACGACGTCGGTGACTCGAAGGCCATCCGACTGGCCACAGAGTTTGAGACTGCCGGCGTCCGACTGCAACTGGCCTCCGAGGAACTGGAACACACACTCGCACACGGGTTCCGCGCGGCGCTGCAGTACATTGGCGGCGTCAGCGTCAGGAAGGTCCCCGAGACGATCGAGGAGGAGGGGACGTTCATCTACGACGGCGACGAGGGCGGCAGCGGCATCAGCGTCCTCCTGACCCAAGGCTCTGACGGCGACGACGACGGGAACTTCCGACAGGCAATAGAGATCGTCGCCGAGACGTTTGACTGCGACTGCGAGGACGGGTGTCCGTTCTGCCTCTACCAGTACGGCTGCACGAACCACAACGATCCCGACACCTTCGACAAAGAGCAACTCGTCAAACTCGCCGGGGAAGGACTCCGACTCGAACCCGCTAACGGAGGATCGGATGAGTAGGAACGTGGGACACGCCGCAGCCCTCGCAGTGGAGAACCCAGTCCGTCTGTGGGGTGTCTCGACCGAGAGCGTCTATGCCGCCCTTGACGCGACCGCCCGCGGTCAGTCCCTCGAGACCGCTCTTGCCCGGTATCGGCGGGTCGAACTGGCCGCCACGAACGAGGAGCGTGACCTCGAGACTCTCGTCTCGTTGCACAGACGGCTGTTGGTCGACCTCGGACTCGTCGACGCTGAGCAGGAGTCCGAAACTGGCCCGGTCTCGGAGGTCGGCGCGCTCGTTCTGTGCGGCGAGGATCCCCGATCCCTTCTGCAGACCCTCGCCGTCGCCAGGTGGCGAAGCGCCCGCCGCCTTCTCCGAGAGTGCCTGGCGATCGACGGTGAACTGCCCAGGGAGGAGTACGACGGACTGCTCCGCGACGACTGGGAGGAGACCGTCCTGACTCCCCTTCTCGGCTCGTTCAGGCTCCTGACCGCGTACCCGACCGGCGTCGATGTCGCCGGACCGGACGCGCGGGCGGCCCTGGACGCGTACGACGCGACCTCAACGGATGTCGCCAGGGCGTCGCTCTACCGTCGTGTGCTCTCGTCGGCGATGAACCTCGACGCCGCGACAGCGGCGGACGTCACGGGTGAACTCCTGGGCGCTGAACCGGGTACCGAGATCGATCCCGCGGACGTCATCGGGACGCTTGGAGAGGGCTACCCCCGAGCGATCGACCGCGATGCGATCCTCGAGGCGGTGAACGAGGTACAAGTGGAATACGAGCAGGCGGCCCGGAGATATCGCCGCCTTGCCACCGGCGACGTCTCGGTACTTGAAAGAGCTGACGAGGTTCCTCGCGTCAAATCCGAGGACATTGATCCACCCTCCACTGTCGCATCGGTCGACGCGGTCTTGGATCTGGTCGCAACAATTACTGACGGCGACCTCGGTCTCATTGACGCAGGCTACGTCACCGACGCCCTCGACGCTGAGCCCTACGACTGCTACCGCGTGCTGAACGACGTTCCCGGACTCGAGTGCGAACTCGCAGACGAGACCGTCGAGGTGGCGCGCGTCCCGTCCGACGTTGCCGGGACGAGTCGTCACGACGAGTACGTCGAGTACCTGCTGGATCGGCACGCAACCATCTCGCAGCGGATCGACGTTCTCTCGGATCCCGAGTTCGAACTCGAGGGGCGTCACGCCGACGCAAACCTCGTTGATCGCCTCGATCGACTCCGGGATCGGCAGGTCGCGCCAACGTACTTCGCGTACACGCTGATCGACCCTGAGTCGCTTGGCGAAGAGGTGATGGACGACTACGCCGGCGACTCCCGAGGTCTCCGCCGCGAGCGTGCGCGCCTCCGTCGCTGGCACGAAGATCGCCCGAGTGGCCTCCGGTCGTACACGGCGATGACCGACCGCCTGTTCAGTCTCGGGCTTGAGGAGGACCTGGACCACCGTGTTCTGCGGATCATGACGCCGTTCGACGACGACACGTTCAGCGAATACGCCGCGCAACTGCGGCGCCTTCTCGAGCACGGCTTCGAACTCCGTCTGCTCACTCGGCACACGAAAGCACCCTGGGAGTGGCGTCGTCTCCGGGACAACCTGCTCGCACAACTCGAATCGAATCGCGAGAACGTCCGTATCCGGACCTACTCGCGCTTCAAAACGCAACAGCGGATCACCCGCGACACAGACCTCCGCGACCTCAGCGAAGTCGGGATCCACGGCAAACTCCATGTCATCGGCGCTCCCGACGAAGGCGCCGCGCTGCTGGGTTCGGCGAACTTCATGGAGAATAGCTACCACTGGAACCCCGAGTGCGGCGTCTACACCGAACAGTCCGCGTTCGTCGACAGTGCCACCGAGTTCTTCGACATCGTCTGGGACATCGCCGAGGCCGATCAGCTCTCCCTGGAACGACTGCAAGAAATTCCTGAGCGGCGATTCATCCCGAGTTACTACAGTTAGCCCTCGCTAACTACTCTTCAGACCGTTTCGAAGAGCCCTGGGCTCGTTGGAGGGATGTAAGAGTCGAGGAAGGACCGGACACTCCCATGCTTCGCACGGAGTGTCTCGAACCGCTCATCAGTAGGTCGCATGAACCCCTGCGGGTACTCCATCGAATACCCCAACGCCTCGTGGAGTTCCTCCGCAGGAAGATCGATCCGTCGAACGCGATCCAGATAGATCATAAACGACCACGGCTCCTCCTTATCTGCAACGATTCGACCCCCGTCGTACGGCTCCCACAGTTCTTCGGCGAGTTCCTGATTTTTCTCTGTGTGGGTAACGACCGCGGCGTGGGTGTACATCCCCGACTTCGTGTAAAAGACCAGCGCATCACCCTGGTCAATTGACTCCCAATGCGTTCGGTTACCGCTCACGACACCCCAGATCGATGTCGGCGTCTCGAACCCTGCCTCGCGGAGCGGTTCAAAATGATCTGGAGAAACTGGGTTCAAAACGGTTTCTCTGAAGTATCGGTAGGTGTGCTCCTTGTGTTCCCGACTACAGGGAGCGATATAGAGTTCGACATCCTCGTCGTCTGTCATGCCCCCGAGTTTCAGTGGAGTTGTCAAAAAGGGGTCGTATTAGCTTGACGAATACGTCCACGAGCGGAACCTCAACCTGCAGACTACCACATACGCCACCACCGGTCATACGATAATCTGGTTAGGGAACTCGATCCCAACCGGCACAATGTAATGGTCTGTACGTACTGCTACGTTGCTCGGGCGGCGAACTTCATGGAGATCAGCAATGACTAGAACCCAGGGTGTAGTGCCTATACGGAGAACGCGAATTTCGTCACTGCAGCGCTGGAGTTCTTCGATTTCGTCTGGGAACTTGCGAGCGCTGACGAAGTCAACCTTGACCGATTACAGGAGATCACACAACGGGAATACCATCCGAACTATCACATGTAAGGAAACCATTCAAAGCCCATGGTCCGAACTGACGCACAACTCGTTGGCCAATATCGAACTTGCGTAGCCGAGGGTGGCAGATGATCTTCCGAACGCTCTGGAGGATTCGTATAGTCTTCTCAATGGACCTCGTGATTATCTTTAAGCGAATTTCCGATAGTCAGAGAGGAAACTGTGTTGGCATTTGAGGTTGGCTTTGAAGAGGTTGGAGAGCATACGTTTGATAGATAATGTCTAACGAAGAAGTCAACTCCGACACTCAGGAAGATGGGTATCCGACTGCAAGGATCACCCCGAGCCGGAAGGCGTATAATTCAGTTGCATCCGACGTGGGAATTCCTTCTGCGGTGGGTGAACTTCTCGATAATTCCTTGGATTCCGCCGCTCTCCAGGGAATTAATCCAGTTGAAGTGACAATTGAGCACCGAACAACCGACGATGGAACTGAGGAGTTCGTCTACCGGGATCGAGCAGGCGGTGTCGAACAGGAGGACATGGGAGTGTTCCTCGGTTTAGGTCGTAGCCGTGAGAAACGCGCTGACGAACAAAATGTTGGCACATTCGGGATCGGTGCGAAGAAAGCACTCAAACGTTTAGGTGATCGTCTAACTATCGGTAGTCGACACCTTCGAGCGGATCAGGGCTGGCAATATACGGTTGAACCAGAGTGGTTCGAAACCACGAACGAGGACGATGATCCGAATCAGTGGGAGTTCCCGCTCAAAGAGGTCGATCTTGAAGAAGGAGGAACTGAACTCCGCATCCAAGAACTTTCGTTTGACTGGGACCATCATAAAGAAGAGGTCACGGACTGGATCAGAACGACTTACCGAAAGTTCTTAGATCCTAATAGCGAACTCGACTTGATACTCAAACTCACGATTAAAGACGAAAGCGGGAGGGTTGTTGTAAATGAGGAAGGAGAGGTGATCACAGTAGACGATGAGAAGGCAGGTCCGCTTTCGCCGCCTGAAGAAGTCGAATGGACCTACTCACCGTGGCTCAGAGGCCTTCACCCGCGTCAGTTTATAGGACTAGAATTCAATGATCCAGATTGGTCGGAACCAATTCAGACGCGTGTTACTGTTGGTCTTCTCAAGAAAGGTAGTAGGAAGCAGAGTGGCACGTTCATTTACTGCCAGAATCGACTGGTTGAGGGTAATCTCACAGGAAAAAAGGGAGGATATGGCATTACCCATAATGCATTAAACAACTTCAATCCGTCTCAGCATAAACGGCTTCGGATTGAAATTGAGTTGTTTGGCGACGCTTCCGATCTTCCGTGGAACTCGGATAAGAGTCGCATCCAGTCGTCCCACAAAGCTCTATCATACACGGAGAAGGGGGTCTACTGGTGGCTTCGTCTAATGGCTGATCGACATATGGCCGCTGGTGAGTATGGTACTTTCCCACACACGGCTGCCGTGTTCGAACCATACGATCCCGACAGTGATTACAGAACCCGTTCAGAACCCGAAGTTGTTCGTGTCGGCGATAGGCAGACCGATCTTATACAGGGCAAGAAAGACCGGATTCAGATCAATGAGAAGCCATCGAACAATTATAACGAAATTCAAGAAGTTGCGCATTTAGCGACTGCTCATGCCCGACTGGGAATCGTGGCTAAATCTATGGATGATATGGGTCTGGGAACGAGAGCGAGGCCCACGTATGAGGTCATGTTGGGAGTCGAATTCCAGAAAGCATTTTATGATAAAGAAGAAGGGAGATTCGACTCACTTGGCGCTGCGTTGTTAACAACGGATGCGAAGTCTGTATTTTCAGAAACAGATAAACAGACCGATGAGGACGACAAGACCGACTGGGCAGTCATTGCGGATCACCTTACGCCAGTTACAGAACTCCCAGATATCTCATCTTGGAAAATTGAAGATGAAGATATCGATGACATTGACACTGAACGAAGGCGATTAGAAGACGCTGCTAGTGAAGATATTAATATTGATGAAAATGGTGAACGGCGAATTTGGGAAGAAACGTGGCGTCAGCCCCTATACGACGCCCAATTAGCACTCTATATCGAAGATCGTGAGGATGGGGTTTCCATCTCAGACCTTCCCACAACCGACTATTCCGTCAAGTCCTTCTCTAAGCAAGAAGACAAAAATGATGTTACAGACGACGAGAAAGCAGACATGCCAACGGAGTCAGACGTTGGTTCTGCGGCCTCACAAGATACATATTCCCCGCTTGATTGTCCCGAATGTGGGGCTGAATTAGAAGGGAACATCTGTGACAAATGTGGGTTCGAGTTTGACGTTACAGATGACGAAATTGGGAAAATAAGCGTCGACGAGTTTGATTCCGACAGTGCAGTTGCAAATTTGAAAAACGACAAGTCGATCACTTCCCCTGAACGAGCAGACGTTGGCCCAATCACTCTTCAAGAGTTTTGCCAGTCACACGCGGAGTTGTTCGGTGACGAACTCTCGGAAGATCTTCTGGCAGATGACAAACAACTTGAGCAGTTCCTCGAGCAGTTCATCCGCAACCAACAGCAGAAGATCTCCGTTGCTAGTGAGTATGTCGATATTGACCGTCTCACGGAAATGCAGAGTGCCAGCAGTGACTGAATATTAGTCACACAGTGGAAGGTATTCTAGTAACCATTCGTACAATCTTATGAAAATAAATTATGACTGGGACTTCGAATGTAGCGTTTCTGCTGAAGATATGAATTTCCGGACTGCAGTAGTGGCAGCAGTCACCGAAATGGGAGTATTATCTGTGTTATCACTCACAGACGCAGGACTTAGGAGCGAATCCTTAGCCGAAGGAACTTTCTTATCATGAGTATTCCTTCATAGCGATATGGAGAACTCGACGGCAGAAGCTGAGATCTTCTTGCCGCTCGCAGATTGGCTCGATGACCACGGATACGATTTTTTCGTCCATGTCCCCGATATGCACCAGTCCAACGAGGGCTACTCCCAACTCTACGATCAGTATCCCTCCCACTCCATCTCCATCGGGCCATACAAGCCCGACGTGTTGGGGTACACTCCATCGAACCGCGTGTTTGCGATCGAGGTGAAAGGAACTCAGAATCTCCGGAAGGGACTCGGACAGGCGATCAGTTACCAGCGCGGCGTCGATCACGCTTACCTGGCTGCCGACCGGACGAAATTGCAACGCGTACACGATCTCGCGCTGAGCAAGGGCATCGGTGTTTTCGAAGTCGACCGTGATGCACGGGACGTTTCGGAGAAACACCCCTACGCGGCGGAGATGAAAGACTTGCTCTACAACACGCGTCACCAACTCGAGAGCATGTACGTGACTGGAAACCAACAGTCACGCCGGCTCCCGAACTACGCCGATCCACTAAACCAATTGATGCCCGTCGTCGCAGTCGCTGGGCATGATTGCGCTACCACTGACGAGATCGGTAATCTCGTGGAAGCAACGGACTATCCGTATCGGAGCGCGTACAAACGGATGATCCGCCTCGCCGAATATCTCGGAATGATCCGTGAGGAAAACGAGGTCTATCACCTAACTCAACAGGGGATGATGGGCTGGACGCTGTTACAGGGGTACGGTATCACTTCGGTCACTGAGCTGAAAACGCTGAAAGAACGCGGTCCGCTCTACGAGAATCACCCACCGATCGCGACGTATCTCCGAAACAGGTTCGTCTCGAATCCCGATTTCCGAACCCTGTTCGAGGTATTGCTTCGACGAGGCTGTGATCGATTATCCATCCAGGAACTATGTGCGACGCTGATCGACAACTACCCGAGCACCTTCCTGAATCTGGTGTATACAGATGCCGACGGTGGAGATGCGCCGTACCTCATTGAACAGGGGCGTGGTGACGAGATTTACGAGGATCCGGACTATCTAAAGCAGATCATTCACAGCCAATTCATCTCGAATACAGCGAGTCAGTTCAGGAGTCTCGGCGTATTAGACGAGGATTCGCCTGTCATTGAGCCGAAGTCGGCACTAGATCCGGAGAACGATTACTGGTATCCCCGGGAGTTTCAGCTTGGATAGAAAATTCAGGCTTTGTTGAAACCGTTCAGGTCTGACACGTTAAACGCCCAAACGGCGCTGGTGGATTACGGCCAGTCGGTCGGGAGTTCTTCTTGGTGGTCGTCAATCAATGTGAGAAGCGGCTCAATTTCACCGAAGCGGGGCCCGCGGGTAATTGTCCCAGTCTGGGAGTCCCAGTTGATGAACCCCGCGTCCGCCAGAGCGGGCAAATGAGCGTGGTGGAGTTCAATTTTGAGCGTGTCGTGATTGCCCTCCCCTCCGGCGAATTCTTCGGCCTCGAATTCAGCCGCAGTCCGTGGATTGTGATCGACCAGTTCCAAGAGAATCCGTTGCCGGGAACCGTGGGTGAGCACATCGAAGACCTCGCTTAGTGATGTCTTGTCCGTCGAGGCCGGATCGTCGTTTGCCATGCAGGTTTCAGTCCGGAGCAACTACGAGTAAGGGTGTTCACTGACGAGTCAAGCCCTTTTATTTCCCGTGGGAGTTAATCACCACCACGCTCCGCAACTGCCGAGGAGAGCAACGTCGTTTCGAGAACTTTCTCGTTGGCACGCCGAATGCGGGCCGAGACCGCCTGTTTTGTAATACCGAGTTCGTCCGCTAACTCGTCGAGACTCACTTTGCTCGGCGTCGCAAAGTAGCCTCGCTGAACTGCGAGCACTAACGCTTCCCGTTGTTCGAACGAAAGATCGAACTGTCGTCGGTGATCGGTCTCCTCGGCGAACGTGTAGATACGGTCGATATGGATTCTGACCTCGTGATCAGCCAAGGTGTTTTGAAACAACGCCAACTTATCGTGATCCACAAACCGAACGCTGAACTCCCATCGCGTTCCCTGCTCGGAGCGTGCTTGGAGGATAGTCGCGTCTGAGGTAATGATCGCATCGAGGAGATCCTCTGTAGGATCTGTCCACGAGATTCGGTAGAATATTCCGTTTTTTATCTTATCGAGAGCCAGAATTTTCTTGACATACTGACTGTCGAGGAGTTGCGTTTCAAACGTTTCCACCACCTCGTCGAGGTCTTCTTCTGTGGTAGCCCACAGGAACGGGAGAGCAAGGTCTCCTGTTGGGACACACCGTTCAAGTTCAAAGGTGATACCCGGTACGCCCGAGAGGGTGTTACCGAGTTGAAACTGGTCTGCATCGACAGTGAATTCGGCGACGACACTCATAGTGTCGGTATGCGCCCAGCGGCATAGACCTCACCGGTGAACTCATCACTGGTTTGATTGCAGATGACCGCTGGGTCACTGTCTCGTAACGCTCTCTGTGAGCCGATTAGTTGGAGAGATCGATCTCAATATTGTAGACAACGCACCTGATGACGAGTTCACGGAACTGTTTCCACCAGTACCGTGACCGTACGAAGGCACCGTACTTCCGTTTGAGAGCGGAATTAACCGTTTCACTTTGACTGCGGTGCCCGTAGAGATCAGTGTCCATCCGCGCATTCCACGCGTAGTGGAGTGAGGTGAATTCCCGATGCTTGATGAGTGGACGTATCTCATATTCCCGTGCGAGCGATCGGATTGTCTGGTCGTCGTATCCCTTGTCTCCGAGCAGGATACGGATGCTGTTGCGATTGCGCCTGATGAGTGATGGAGCGATCTGTGAATCGTGTTTTCGGGTCGTTGTGACGTGAATATCAAGGATAGCGTTCGCTTTGGTATCGATCAAGAGTGTGACTTTCAACTGCTTGATAGTGAGTTTCGCTCGTTTCGTATAATGCTTGGATGCATAGCTTCGATCGAAGCCTGACGCGTCAATGCTGACAACACCATTGGTTGGGAGCAACGCGACCGAGAGATTGAGAAGCACACGCCACACAGCCATCTCAAGGCGATGGAACGCTTTACACAGTGTTGACGGCGATGGAATTTCAGCGAGACCAATTTCGTTTCTAATACGTGGCATCTCGATGAGTTCGTCAAGAAGTGTACGGTATGACGTGTTCTTGCGGATTTTCAGACAGAGCAGAACGATGTGTTGGTGGAGCGTGTAGCGTTGCTTCGAGAACTTGGAGGAGTATCGGGCCGTAGCTCGTTGAGCTAAGTGAAATGCCTTCTCTACGAATTGAAGCAACCTTGATTTTGGGAGAGTCTGCATTCGGTCAACCCACTACTCGAAGCTGTAACTCTCCGAGGATTTCAACAGGGCCAAAATTCATAGATTGGGCTTTGGTGAATCGCCATACAGCGTCGGGATGTAGTGTCTCACTGCCTTCCTGAGATCGGTCACTTGGTTCGTTACCGCCGAATTCCTCGAGGGTGCAGTCACGATCGTTCCAGCGTGATGCCTCGAGTGACGTGATTCTTCATGGTAAGTCGCCGCCATCTAGTGATTCACCAGAGCCATAGATTGTTATAATACGTACCCTTCTCAAGTTAGACCATATCGATATGAAACCGGTAGAGAATGAGGTGAGCGTGCGACCTTCCGGTTGCCACCCAACGTTCCGGCGGAAACACGAGGCCATCATCTGCGTGCTCAATGCCAGATGGGGCACCGTCATTCACATGAG
Above is a genomic segment from Natronorubrum aibiense containing:
- a CDS encoding DEAD/DEAH box helicase gives rise to the protein MSSQDDTIELAEQTKRAYAEHVVASGRSRVLRDVIDRYAETDADEPLEEAVTSFTRTRGPFLQALDLPQRGPDWKSFADEVGLHEDVARTFTEAGFEHLYEFQAETIRSVLDGDHTLVTAGTGRGKTESWLVPILQYICEAKAGEHPDHPPQSVKCILTYPTKALAQDQLKRLIEYLYELNRNRAGSDRITVGIFDGDTPQNDPQEFEYLQTAYKFFECPCEHCDGSLTVERTEDEQFRVDHDATGTPEVDLDFIRLTRDEIVAEEVDILLTNPDTVNYRLFNVNETDEQSAFVEQPRFVVFDEIHEYSELFGAFTTGLMRRYARSRQELLDNDAIEDDDLQVIGASATVSNRRAIFNRILPFTDPETSVVTEDPQTLDAPIPTTVPEPFRLNALDVEAFGQALADGGELGPAGERLLAIADVDIPGDATPTTALRRVEDALYERLLHGGDDDLDFVRALYAELYEDPQELDGLTETIAAELDVDESVATTIRENFVAIGRLAGVLESRVHLFSWPIDGYYTCLHCGTVYDTPRSQCAECDHHFVTKFSYCRHCGEEALESWFCPACERLEPLAVTSSEGRFEYFDVQTCNCDEGTESETDMIRTLWRPFYECSGCGDQQTIDRVRRCTFCDAEAPMVLTDDREAYECTNPNCGARTEATGTHECQSCSHEELHPLADDTLYCDECDETYPDTAGERCACGGALRPKRFLGWQCSGEDCDAVYLGEAPRTCECGKRRFARTALFDLDRVSQCQSCERELFPEQECFCDDPDVKTVPKGYRTYKMVDERGEVRSPTDFPGAVPCYDKGKSYSKHRRYESMLRGPGNTAVTSSQYQLRASANPDDPETFERAKLLSFADSQSDMKELARNFEEPETSLFFSQLTVGALEDVDTDWATLEEIGERVWAAVSEYEEMLETSADAHRSPLERRLTEYDESLERYVHDEVAARVLSGRFNNRRRTPRLARNGLIDVRLDVDIPSLDETKRELLAEFHAQSARYVSTLAEEIEGAGHHVEELVDMGVLEKRDSDGSVVVALAPDAVEVALTGESTPAEYDPAAERFYTTFDLACRDVEANLVSFTDNYVARAEFSHPHFDRLAYRIESSDPMVLLSDSYFGQTERSDRRRLEYQFREGRHPNFLSSGPAMEVGVDIGDLDSLLLYGTPPNANSYLQRVGRAGRASGSSLVHSVSQRNPIDYYYFRRPGELIQSEAQPVPLNEVNREVLQRSLTWAVLDAVAATRWVPWRREMSAMDDLFVYEEDDEIRSRAETPRPNDVVTFSTLLANGCGQLQPGAVISPLEALREVAEEDADGLQEYLTDVVRFSPCDRCGRKHEAGYEGPCADDDCDGTTVSLLDEYDDLVEDALESFEQEIVDRYVEFEDELYDELDRVEDRISDLRRSSRNRRRGRRSDEPETDQREELDRLRDRRTRLDEFLMRLESMQFQAFLNRYSDAAFSLRSVSASVTYDLIGNGFQSATNGGLDRDRQIALSELHPGAAYLHGDDETYVVTEVIEDSHMTQEVRKNVPDEAICLRCGETEDVDASHCEHCGERLKRLETVVPRRVQAYKDSLPIDRTADGGALTPAAIYRNQQDEVQSTYAPVEDEAVSYEPAEDRRFRIVTEGGDYVGTLEHGNLHLRSSTTQFFATYKGGGSDGLPTVFELCGRDNCSGVVARTDDAAYCLQNPEHDVGDSKAIRLATEFETAGVRLQLASEELEHTLAHGFRAALQYIGGVSVRKVPETIEEEGTFIYDGDEGGSGISVLLTQGSDGDDDGNFRQAIEIVAETFDCDCEDGCPFCLYQYGCTNHNDPDTFDKEQLVKLAGEGLRLEPANGGSDE
- a CDS encoding phospholipase D-like domain-containing protein, which translates into the protein MSRNVGHAAALAVENPVRLWGVSTESVYAALDATARGQSLETALARYRRVELAATNEERDLETLVSLHRRLLVDLGLVDAEQESETGPVSEVGALVLCGEDPRSLLQTLAVARWRSARRLLRECLAIDGELPREEYDGLLRDDWEETVLTPLLGSFRLLTAYPTGVDVAGPDARAALDAYDATSTDVARASLYRRVLSSAMNLDAATAADVTGELLGAEPGTEIDPADVIGTLGEGYPRAIDRDAILEAVNEVQVEYEQAARRYRRLATGDVSVLERADEVPRVKSEDIDPPSTVASVDAVLDLVATITDGDLGLIDAGYVTDALDAEPYDCYRVLNDVPGLECELADETVEVARVPSDVAGTSRHDEYVEYLLDRHATISQRIDVLSDPEFELEGRHADANLVDRLDRLRDRQVAPTYFAYTLIDPESLGEEVMDDYAGDSRGLRRERARLRRWHEDRPSGLRSYTAMTDRLFSLGLEEDLDHRVLRIMTPFDDDTFSEYAAQLRRLLEHGFELRLLTRHTKAPWEWRRLRDNLLAQLESNRENVRIRTYSRFKTQQRITRDTDLRDLSEVGIHGKLHVIGAPDEGAALLGSANFMENSYHWNPECGVYTEQSAFVDSATEFFDIVWDIAEADQLSLERLQEIPERRFIPSYYS
- a CDS encoding ATP-binding protein; its protein translation is MSNEEVNSDTQEDGYPTARITPSRKAYNSVASDVGIPSAVGELLDNSLDSAALQGINPVEVTIEHRTTDDGTEEFVYRDRAGGVEQEDMGVFLGLGRSREKRADEQNVGTFGIGAKKALKRLGDRLTIGSRHLRADQGWQYTVEPEWFETTNEDDDPNQWEFPLKEVDLEEGGTELRIQELSFDWDHHKEEVTDWIRTTYRKFLDPNSELDLILKLTIKDESGRVVVNEEGEVITVDDEKAGPLSPPEEVEWTYSPWLRGLHPRQFIGLEFNDPDWSEPIQTRVTVGLLKKGSRKQSGTFIYCQNRLVEGNLTGKKGGYGITHNALNNFNPSQHKRLRIEIELFGDASDLPWNSDKSRIQSSHKALSYTEKGVYWWLRLMADRHMAAGEYGTFPHTAAVFEPYDPDSDYRTRSEPEVVRVGDRQTDLIQGKKDRIQINEKPSNNYNEIQEVAHLATAHARLGIVAKSMDDMGLGTRARPTYEVMLGVEFQKAFYDKEEGRFDSLGAALLTTDAKSVFSETDKQTDEDDKTDWAVIADHLTPVTELPDISSWKIEDEDIDDIDTERRRLEDAASEDINIDENGERRIWEETWRQPLYDAQLALYIEDREDGVSISDLPTTDYSVKSFSKQEDKNDVTDDEKADMPTESDVGSAASQDTYSPLDCPECGAELEGNICDKCGFEFDVTDDEIGKISVDEFDSDSAVANLKNDKSITSPERADVGPITLQEFCQSHAELFGDELSEDLLADDKQLEQFLEQFIRNQQQKISVASEYVDIDRLTEMQSASSD
- a CDS encoding DUF7344 domain-containing protein; translated protein: MANDDPASTDKTSLSEVFDVLTHGSRQRILLELVDHNPRTAAEFEAEEFAGGEGNHDTLKIELHHAHLPALADAGFINWDSQTGTITRGPRFGEIEPLLTLIDDHQEELPTDWP